A window of the Gemmatimonadota bacterium genome harbors these coding sequences:
- the ettA gene encoding energy-dependent translational throttle protein EttA has translation MANEPNKIIYSMVRVSKYIDKKPLIENISLSYFYGAKIGVLGLNGAGKSTLLRILAGVDEKFNGETHLAPGHTIGYLEQEPRLEPGKTVREIVEQGVQEHVDLMNEYNEISAKFADPMSNEEMNRLIEQQGELQEKIDAENIWDLDARIEQAMDALRCPPGDACVDRLSGGECRRVALCRLLLSRPDILLLDEPTNHLDAETVGWLEQHLQRYAGTIIAVTHDRYFLDNVAGWILELDRGKGIPYKGNYSSWLDQKEKRLASEANRESQRLKTLAREREWINMNPRGRHAKSRARITAYNQLLDQSVEKERDLEIYIPPGPRLGDIVIEAQGVSKGYGDTLLFENLSFSLPPGGIVGVIGPNGAGKTTLFRLITGEEQPDAGTFRIGGTVSLAYVEQTRDVLVPNHNVWQAVSDGEDLIPLGNREINSRAYLARFNFTGADQQKLVGQLSGGERNRVHLARILKEGANVILLDEPTNDLDVNTMRALEDALENFGGCAVIISHDRWFLDRIATHILAFEGNSEVIYFDGNYSQYEADRKRRLGTDADQPHRIKYRKFTR, from the coding sequence ATGGCCAATGAGCCAAACAAAATCATCTATTCGATGGTGCGCGTGAGCAAATACATCGACAAAAAGCCCCTCATCGAAAACATTTCTCTTTCCTATTTCTACGGCGCGAAAATCGGCGTACTCGGCCTGAATGGCGCGGGTAAAAGTACGCTATTGCGCATCCTTGCCGGTGTAGATGAAAAATTCAATGGCGAAACCCACCTCGCCCCCGGCCACACCATTGGGTATTTGGAACAAGAACCCCGCCTTGAACCGGGCAAAACCGTGCGCGAAATTGTCGAACAGGGCGTACAGGAGCACGTTGACCTCATGAACGAATACAATGAGATCAGCGCCAAATTTGCCGACCCCATGTCCAACGAGGAAATGAATCGGCTAATCGAACAGCAAGGCGAACTTCAGGAAAAAATCGACGCAGAGAACATATGGGACCTCGATGCGCGCATCGAACAGGCAATGGATGCCCTGCGTTGTCCACCGGGAGATGCATGTGTCGATCGCCTATCGGGCGGCGAATGCCGCCGCGTGGCACTGTGCCGACTGCTCCTTTCCAGGCCCGATATTCTCTTGCTCGACGAACCGACCAACCACCTCGACGCCGAAACCGTTGGCTGGCTCGAACAGCACTTACAGCGTTATGCGGGCACCATTATTGCCGTCACACACGACCGTTATTTCCTCGACAACGTCGCCGGATGGATACTCGAACTCGACCGCGGCAAAGGCATACCCTACAAAGGCAACTACTCTTCGTGGCTAGACCAAAAAGAAAAACGGCTGGCAAGTGAAGCAAACCGGGAAAGCCAGCGCCTGAAAACCCTTGCGCGAGAGCGCGAATGGATCAACATGAACCCACGCGGACGGCACGCCAAATCCAGGGCGAGGATTACCGCATATAATCAGTTGCTCGACCAGAGTGTGGAGAAAGAACGCGACCTCGAAATTTATATTCCACCCGGTCCGCGCCTCGGCGATATTGTCATCGAAGCCCAGGGCGTTTCCAAAGGATACGGCGATACACTCCTCTTCGAAAACCTCTCCTTTTCGCTGCCGCCCGGTGGCATTGTCGGCGTTATCGGGCCCAATGGCGCGGGAAAAACCACCCTTTTTCGCCTCATTACCGGCGAAGAACAGCCCGATGCGGGAACATTCCGCATCGGCGGCACAGTTAGCCTCGCCTATGTCGAACAAACCCGCGATGTCCTCGTCCCCAATCACAATGTGTGGCAGGCCGTCTCAGACGGTGAAGATCTCATTCCTCTGGGCAATCGAGAAATCAATTCGCGTGCCTATCTCGCGCGCTTCAACTTTACAGGCGCCGACCAGCAAAAACTCGTTGGTCAACTCTCTGGCGGCGAGCGCAACCGCGTCCACCTTGCGCGCATCCTCAAGGAAGGTGCCAATGTCATATTGCTGGACGAACCGACAAATGACCTCGACGTAAACACAATGCGCGCTCTGGAAGACGCTCTTGAAAATTTTGGCGGATGCGCCGTAATCATCTCACACGACCGCTGGTTCCTCGACCGCATTGCCACGCACATCCTGGCCTTTGAAGGAAATAGCGAAGTCATCTACTTTGACGGAAATTATTCGCAGTACGAAGCAGACCGCAAACGTCGCCTCGGCACCGACGCCGACCAACCCCATCGGATTAAATATCGAAAATTTACGCGATAG
- a CDS encoding DUF3500 domain-containing protein has protein sequence MNLEELYTQIDTANRMADAATAFLASLRPDQAATAQLGFGDENARQDWHYIPRDRLGLALKDMEAHQRDKAFALLDTGLSEQARTKARTIINLEPILAEVEGPRRRFPRDPDLYNLVIFGTPNGETTWSWRFEGHHVSVNYTIVQGTLVAPTPVFFGSNPAQVRHGEHEGLRALKEEEDLARDLLASLDGDQKRVAIISEEAPADILTRNVPQVNDEVQIEGLQLKDMTASQREVVTALIDVYITRLPNRIAEAQRAKLTSLDTAAFAWAGGVNRGEGHYYRVLGSTFLAEYDCTQDEANHIHAVWRDLTNDFGSDILKQHYRDSH, from the coding sequence ATGAACCTCGAAGAACTCTATACCCAAATTGACACGGCCAACCGCATGGCCGATGCTGCCACGGCATTTTTGGCATCTCTGCGTCCCGATCAGGCGGCGACTGCGCAACTGGGCTTCGGCGATGAAAACGCACGACAGGACTGGCACTACATCCCGCGCGACCGATTGGGCCTCGCGCTCAAAGACATGGAAGCCCACCAGCGCGACAAAGCATTTGCCTTGCTCGATACCGGACTGAGCGAACAGGCGCGCACCAAAGCCAGAACAATCATCAACCTGGAACCCATCCTCGCCGAAGTGGAAGGTCCCAGACGGCGGTTTCCCCGCGATCCCGATCTCTACAACCTCGTCATCTTTGGCACGCCCAATGGTGAAACCACCTGGAGTTGGCGTTTTGAAGGCCATCACGTCTCCGTCAATTACACCATTGTCCAAGGCACGCTCGTCGCGCCTACGCCCGTCTTCTTCGGCTCCAATCCCGCACAGGTTCGACACGGCGAACACGAGGGATTGCGCGCCTTAAAAGAAGAGGAAGACCTCGCCCGCGACTTACTCGCCTCTCTGGACGGCGACCAAAAAAGAGTGGCGATCATCAGCGAAGAAGCACCCGCCGACATCCTCACCCGCAATGTCCCCCAGGTAAATGATGAAGTCCAGATTGAGGGTCTGCAACTCAAAGACATGACCGCGTCACAGCGCGAAGTCGTCACCGCCCTCATCGATGTATATATCACCCGCTTGCCCAACAGAATTGCAGAAGCCCAGCGCGCAAAACTCACCTCACTCGACACAGCCGCATTTGCCTGGGCTGGCGGCGTGAATCGCGGCGAAGGCCACTATTATCGCGTACTCGGATCCACCTTCCTCGCCGAATACGACTGCACCCAGGACGAGGCCAATCACATCCACGCTGTCTGGCGCGACCTGACCAATGACTTTGGCAGTGATATACTCAAGCAACACTATCGGGACAGTCATTGA
- a CDS encoding SDR family oxidoreductase, translating into MSLELQNRVALITGAARGIGAAIAQHLSDAGAKIAIADLDGEGAKETAKTLTTQAIGLSADASDETAMNAATDRVVTELGALDILVNNAGIGGPDTNAARASLEIPLTELSIDDWDAHLHTNLRTAFVSSRAAIPHLSRGSSIINIASIAALMPSVSMPAYGAAKAGVIHLTRTLASQLAGRGIRVNAICPGYLWTRAWKMIASQIKNNNPAYKEFTAREIFEDVIRNSVPLGAEQTPEDVGHMVVFLASDKGKNITGQALTIDGGATLGGRKQRSDSP; encoded by the coding sequence GTGAGCCTGGAATTACAAAATCGGGTGGCACTCATAACCGGTGCTGCGCGAGGCATTGGAGCAGCCATAGCACAACACCTATCGGATGCGGGGGCGAAAATCGCCATTGCCGACCTGGATGGCGAAGGCGCAAAAGAAACTGCGAAGACACTCACAACGCAGGCAATAGGGCTGTCGGCCGATGCATCCGATGAAACCGCCATGAACGCGGCAACGGACCGGGTTGTTACAGAACTCGGCGCACTCGATATACTCGTGAACAACGCGGGCATTGGAGGACCGGATACAAACGCGGCCAGAGCATCGCTGGAAATCCCACTGACGGAATTATCCATTGACGACTGGGACGCGCACCTGCACACCAATCTCAGAACCGCCTTTGTCTCATCCAGAGCAGCCATTCCACATCTCAGCCGCGGATCCAGCATCATCAACATCGCATCTATCGCCGCGTTAATGCCCAGCGTGTCCATGCCAGCTTATGGTGCGGCCAAAGCCGGAGTCATTCATTTGACCAGAACTTTAGCCAGCCAGCTTGCAGGGCGCGGAATCAGAGTCAACGCAATATGCCCCGGATACCTCTGGACGCGCGCCTGGAAAATGATCGCGTCTCAAATTAAAAATAACAACCCCGCATACAAAGAATTTACCGCAAGAGAAATTTTTGAAGATGTAATCCGCAACAGCGTACCCCTGGGAGCCGAACAGACCCCTGAAGATGTGGGCCACATGGTCGTCTTTTTGGCGAGCGACAAAGGAAAAAATATCACTGGACAAGCACTGACCATCGATGGTGGTGCCACGTTAGGAGGGAGAAAACAGCGATCGGACTCCCCGTGA
- a CDS encoding sugar phosphate nucleotidyltransferase, whose protein sequence is MQAVVLLAGKGTRMAMDYEGPKHLLPVAGKPVIEHALDQLPHEISELVFIVGGPHEETIRQHFSSGLYGGRRIVFLVQEEPLGIAHAFRVAAPVITGRWLGMVGDDIFGPRSLQKLVQQRDLSLVASRVVNPQHFGVLVTDNDGNLTHSIEKPQTFISNLVWNGAMVMDRDFFDAEIAPSARGEYETPDVWMKLIAAGRKIKVLEADFWLPINDKQQLEEAEKLLGSRESDNPGTQHGQ, encoded by the coding sequence ATGCAAGCAGTTGTGCTGTTAGCCGGCAAGGGAACGCGGATGGCGATGGATTATGAGGGACCGAAGCACTTATTGCCGGTAGCGGGAAAACCCGTTATAGAGCACGCACTGGATCAATTGCCGCACGAGATAAGCGAACTCGTATTCATTGTAGGAGGACCGCACGAAGAGACGATTCGCCAGCACTTTTCATCTGGCCTGTATGGCGGGCGGCGCATTGTATTTCTCGTTCAGGAAGAGCCATTGGGTATCGCCCATGCATTTCGGGTCGCTGCACCTGTAATAACCGGGCGGTGGTTGGGCATGGTTGGCGATGATATATTTGGACCGCGCAGCCTTCAGAAACTCGTCCAACAGCGGGACCTATCTCTCGTTGCCTCGCGTGTGGTGAATCCCCAACATTTTGGCGTTCTGGTAACAGATAATGATGGGAACCTCACGCACTCCATCGAAAAGCCCCAAACATTTATTTCAAATCTGGTTTGGAACGGCGCGATGGTCATGGACAGAGATTTCTTTGACGCGGAAATCGCGCCATCCGCACGCGGCGAATACGAAACACCCGATGTATGGATGAAATTGATTGCAGCAGGTAGAAAAATTAAAGTACTCGAAGCTGATTTTTGGCTACCAATTAACGATAAGCAACAACTTGAGGAAGCTGAAAAATTACTCGGCAGTCGGGAATCAGACAACCCGGGAACACAGCATGGCCAATGA
- a CDS encoding alpha/beta hydrolase → MQRIYKSTPQGELAIHIFEPNTDEQTAAIVFFFGGGWTGGNPQQFFPHCQHLSERGMLAASAEYRIKSKHYTSPYECVEDGKSAVRWLRAHADELNIDPNRIVSGGGSAGGHVGACTGTVPGQDAPDEDMAISSRPNAMVLFNPVVDVAGLKRLAERFPRDPREISPLQHVCSNLPPTIIFHGTDDTTVPYEQAQRFTKAMHKAGNTCELCAYEGKGHGFFNYGRDDGSAYEQTVAQMDDFLVQLGYLDPT, encoded by the coding sequence ATGCAACGCATATACAAAAGCACGCCCCAGGGCGAACTCGCAATTCACATCTTTGAACCCAATACCGACGAACAGACAGCCGCGATTGTCTTCTTCTTTGGCGGTGGCTGGACGGGTGGCAATCCGCAACAGTTTTTTCCGCATTGTCAGCATCTCTCAGAACGCGGAATGCTGGCGGCATCGGCAGAATACCGCATCAAAAGCAAACACTACACCTCGCCTTATGAATGTGTAGAAGATGGTAAATCAGCGGTTCGCTGGCTGAGGGCACATGCCGATGAACTCAACATCGATCCAAACCGAATCGTCTCAGGTGGCGGATCAGCCGGCGGTCATGTCGGTGCGTGTACCGGTACTGTTCCCGGCCAGGATGCGCCCGATGAAGATATGGCGATATCTTCCCGGCCCAATGCCATGGTACTCTTTAATCCCGTCGTCGATGTGGCTGGACTAAAACGCCTCGCCGAACGTTTTCCCAGAGACCCGCGGGAAATCTCGCCTTTGCAACACGTCTGTTCCAACCTGCCGCCCACTATAATTTTTCACGGCACAGATGATACAACCGTCCCTTATGAACAAGCCCAACGCTTCACAAAAGCCATGCACAAAGCGGGCAACACCTGTGAACTCTGCGCGTACGAAGGCAAAGGACACGGCTTTTTTAACTATGGCCGTGACGATGGCTCAGCCTACGAACAAACCGTCGCGCAAATGGACGACTTTCTCGTGCAATTGGGATATCTGGATCCAACATGA